The window GATGCTCAGCTCAACGGAGGAGCTGGCGCTCTTGTAGAGGTTGAGGTTGGCTAGAACATCGCTTCCAAGACCCTGATACTTGTTGGCACCAAAGGCGAAGAGACCAATGTCGAACTCACCTTTGGCGACCTGGAGAATTATGGTCTCCTCGTTCTGGACACCCTGGTACTCAATAACGTCGGCGTAGCCCTCCTTCGGGAGCTTGGGATCATCATTGAAAACGTTCCTCTTTCCATTAAACTTCTCAAGTTTGAGGTAAAGATTCTCGGGAGAGTACATTGAGAGGATGTACGGACCGTTGCTGATGACGAAGTGGCCGTACTTGAGGTACCACTGGAGGTCGGCCTTGAAACGGGCCTTGGCCTCGTCGCTATTCAGCGGAATGTCCTTCGGAGTGTAGTTCGCCGCGCTAACTGGGTGGATAGCAAACAAACTAAACAACATCAAACCCATAATAAACAATCCCAAAGCCTTCTTCATACTCCACTGCCTCCTTCACTTTTTGGCAATATTGCCACATATGGTGTATAATGGCATGGAGATATACATTGAAAGCCTATTTAAGGGTTACGTTCTTGTAAAAGTATCTGCTTTAATAGAGTAACCACAGACCTTAGTTATCCATATGAGGGCGTTTAAACACACCGTATGGGCATTGCGTTGTTAAAAACTACACAAAAATTTGTAGGAGAATACACAAAGCAGATATGGCAACATCGGGGGGTCAAACAGTTGGGGAAAGCCCCAAAAATCGTTAGCGCCCAGTTTCATACTCCCAAGCATGGATGAACATGCAAAAAACTTAAAATGGGCTAGCATCCATTCCAGTGCGGGCGCTATGTACGACCTTGTCATCAAAGGGAAGTTCTTAAAGGATAGGAAACTGATGGAAGGGAGCATAGGGATTCTTGAGGGAAAAATTTCCCGAATATACCTCGGTGAATTGCAGGGAGAAGAAAAGATTAAAATCGACCGCGGAAAGGTCATCCTCCCGGGGCTTATAGACGTTCACGTCCATCTGAGGGATTTCGAGCAGGGAAAAAAGGAAACCGTGAAAACCGGGACGATGGCCGCTGTACACGGAGGAATAACGACGGTTTTTGACATGCCGAACACCAACCCACCCATAATCGATTACGGGACTTTTCGGAGGAGAGAGAAGCGGTTTATGGGGAGAGCGTACTCGGACTACGCCCTAAGCTTTCTCATCAGAGACAACTGCACGGAAGCAGAGAAAACGAATGCGGATTTCTACAAGATTTTCATGGGCGCTTCGACGGGCGGAATCTTTTCTGAGGATTTTGAACGCGACTACCTCTGCGCTCCGGGGGTTGTAAGCGTCCATGCCGAAGACGCCAGAATAATCCATGAGAAACCTGAACGGCCGCCGGAGGCCGAGATAACCGCCATAAAACGCGTCCTGAATGCCGCGAAGCGGTTCAAAAAGCCCCTCAACATCTGTCACGTCTCCACCGCAGGGGGAATGGAGGCAATACTGAATGCGAACCTCCAATGGGTAAGCTTCGAGGTTACACCACACCATCTCTTTCTGACGAGGGAGGACTATGAGAGGAACCCGCTCCTCAAAGTTTATCCCCCGCTGAGGGACGAGGAACACAGGAGGGCGCTCTGGAGGAACTTTTCCAGGGTTCCACTCATAGCCAGCGACCACGCACCCCACACGCAGGAGGATAAGGAATCCGGAGCGGCGGGAATTCCAGGACTGGAAACGGAGGTGGCACTCCTTCTTGACGCGGTGAACAGGGGGATGCTTGAGCTTTCCGACATCGTTGAGAAGATGCACACGAATCCGATTAGGGTATTCGGGATAAGAAACAAGGGATTCGAAGTTGGCAGGGATGCCGATTTCACCGTGGTGGACTTGAAAAGGGAGTGGACGGTTAAGCCGGAGGAGTTCTACACGAAGGCAAAGTGGAGCCCGTGGGAGGGCAGAAAACTGGAGGGGAAGGTCATAATGACGATTCTCCGTGGAGAACTCGTTATGGAGGACGATGAAATCCTAGGAAAGCCTCAGGGGGTTAGGATAAATGCTGGAAAGGGTAGGGCTTAGGGAAGTTTGGGAAGTCGCCAGGGACGTTAAAGCGTTCCGCTTCGATAAAAAGCTCGAATTCACCGCGGGGCAGTTCATAATGACATGGCTCCCGGGGGTTGGGGAGAAGCCCTTCAGCCTGGCCTGGAACGATTTGATAGTCGTCAAGAGGGTAGGCCCATTCACCTCCCGGCTCTTCGAGCTGGCTGAGGGTGATTACATCTGGATCAGGGGACCCTACGGCAGGGGCTTCGAACCGAAAGGAAAGAACGTCGCCCTCCTCGGCGGCGGCATAGGGATCCCACCACTCTACGCCTTCGCGAGGCAGCATCGGGGTAAGCTTGAGGCGGTGACCCTCATCTACGGCGCCCGTTCGAAGGATGAGCTTGCGCTGATGGACATCGAGAACTACGTGGATGAAGTAGTAATCACGACCGACGACGGCTCCGCGGGGAGAAAGGGCTTTCCAACGGAGGTTCTCGCCGGGAGAAAGGGGGAGTTTGACAGGGTCTACGCCTGCGGCCCGGAGCCGATGCTGAGGGCCGTTCTCAGGGTCATGGACTACGAAAACGTCCAGGTATCGGCCGAGCGCTACATGAAGTGCGGAATCGGCGTCTGCGGCTCCTGCAACCTCGGAAAGTATCTCGTCTGCAGGGATGGACCGGTCTTCGACGGCTTCCAGCTGAGGGGACTGCTCTGACCAATCACCTTTTTAAACCCCTTTTCTCCGCTTCGGCCGGTGAGAGGATGAAGTACAGCTGGGAGGAGTTCGCGAGAAGCATGGGCGTTGAGCCCCAGATTCTTGAGAACAGGGAGGCCAGACTGCTGAAGAAGTTCGTCATGGATTTGGAGTTCCCCACCCACTGTCAGGGCTGTCAGGGGCTTGATTTGAGCAACCCGAATCCCGTTCACCACCCGAGCTACGAGTTAACGCCTGCCTGCAACCACGACTGCATCTTCTGCTACTCGAACGTCGCGGTAAAGCTCGGGAAGGCCCCAAAGCCCGGCTACTACGGCTGGGATGACCCATACGCGATAACCGTTTCCCAGTACGGCGAGCCGCTGATAAGCCCCCGTATAGTTGAAGTGAACAGAATGCTTAGGGAGAGGTTTCCAAAGGCGAGACTCGACCTCCAGACCAACGGCTCACTGCTGACGGAGAAACTGTGGGGCAAACTCGACTTCGACCTGGTCATGATAAGCCTCGACGCGGCGAGCAGGGAGAAGCACCTCAGAATAACCAACGCGGACACCTTCGATGCCGTCGTCAACGCCCTGAGGATAGTGGGCAGGGACAAAGGCGTCCGCTCCGTCGTTAGAACCATCTTCATGCCCGGCATCAACGACGATGACATACCAAAGATAGCGGAACTCGCCGCCTCGCTTGGTGTGGACGAAATGATGCTCCAGCCGCTCACGATTCACGAACTCAACGTGGAGAGGCTGAAAAAGGCCGGCCTCGACTTCGAGCGGGCGGAGAGCGTAAAGGAATACCTGAAGGCAGCTATGGCGGCGAAGGAGTACATAGACGTCCGGATAAGCGGCTGCCAGCTGGCGGTGTACAGGACGATGGATCCGCTGACGCTCTTCAGCGCGAGGCGCGTCGCCAGGGACGTGGCACCGGCGATGAAGAGGAAGAAAACCGAATAAACTTTTTTATTCTTGAACATCTTTAACGTCTTTGAGGGGTAGGCATGCTGAGGGAACTGTTTGCCCTCTTCTTCCTAGCGGTTTTCCTCTTCATCAACCTATCCCTGATGCTCATGAGGGCCTTCGGAAGCCTCGCCGGAATGACCTGGAGAAAGGTTCTGAAGCTGGATATCCCGGAAAACGAAAAGAAGAGCCTTGCGAAACTCTACACACCGATCTGGATAGCCGTAGGTATCTGGGCATTCTGGAAGCTCTGGGGGGCCGCATGGACGGCGGCGCTGTTCGGATTCCTGGCCTTCAGAAGCGGGGCGAACATAACCAAAACTCTCGTCTACGGCCTCCACGACCAGAGGCTCATAGACGAGCACACCGAGGATAGCAGACTACTCGGCATCGTTGGAACGGCTACCAAGCTTTCGATACTGCTGGAAACGGTTTTCGTAGTGGCTTTCGCCCTGGCGTACAAGGCCTTCTCCGTAACACTCAGCCCGAACGGTATGAGCGCCAACACGTTCATTCTCTCGCTCTGGCTCGCGGGACTGGCGTTCGGTCTTCTCTTCGGCTGGTTAATAGCCAGAAACAACCGCGGAATACTCCTCCAGAACGCTATAGCGACGATCGGCTTCTTTGCAACGAAAAAGGGCAAGGCGAAGACGGACGAGACAGTGGTGAAGGCCAAATCCAAGATGCCCAGACTTGGACGGTAGCATTTTTAAGGGGCAACCCGTTCCTTTGACCATGCTCAAGTGCTCGTTCTGCATCCACGACGAGAGAACGGCAAAGATAGACATCATAGACGGAAAGCCAGTCTGCAGGGAGTGCCAAATCTATCGGAGGCATCCCCCCGACCGCGGGAGGATAAGGAGGGAGCTTGAAGAACTCATGGAGGGTGTTGATAGGGCAATCGTTGCCTATTCCGGAGGCAAAGACAGCGTAGTTGCCCTCTATCTGGCTAAAGAGGCCTACAGGGTTCCGGAGCTTGAGGCGGTCATGATAGACCACGGGCTAATGGCGGGGGAAGCGGTAGAGAACGCGAGACGAATAGCGGAGCACCTCGGCGTCCAGTTCAAAGTCCTGCGCTACGACTACTCCGACATATTCCGCGAGGCCCTTCTGAAGGCGGAATCCCCGTGCAGGCGCTGCTCGAAGAGAACCATGGAGAAGCTCAGAAAGTACGCACTCAAAAACGGCTATAAGCACATCATAACCGGCCACGAGCTTCCCTTCGGCCATCATCCCTACAGACCTATGAAGGGAGGGATAATTCAGATAAGGCTCCTCTCTCTGATGCCGGAGAGCGAGAGGATTAAAATCCTCAAGGGGCTCCCCTTCGAGTTCCCAGAGCTACCCGGCTACACAACCAACTGCCTCGTCCTCGGGCCGGCGCTGGAGCGCTACTGGGAGAGGCACGGTCACAGCTTCGAGCACAGAAGAATAGCCGCCCTCGTTCGCTACGGTCTCATGGAAAGGGAGAAAGCCGAGAGGGAAGCGGCGAAACCGCGCGTTCCTGAGTGGCAGAGGAAGCTCGTGATGGAACGTTTGGGCATTGATAAGGACCCGTAACTCCAAACTTTACGGTTTCATCCAGAACTAATCGTTACGATTTTCTTCCGAGTTCTTCTCCACAGTGCCATTGTTGGAATGTTAACACTCTCCTGCATTAGATTTTTAAAGGTTTACATCAACGTAAAACGGGGGGTACCAATGCACGGAAGATGGCATTTATACCTTCAGGTGATCGTTAAGAACTTGGTTCTGTTTATAATCGGTGTCCTAATCCTGGATTACATGGCGGTCATCGGCAACATAAACGCAACCCTCTACAACAGCGATGTCTATGGGGACTACCTAGATATGGTTAACCACCTTCCGGAGAGCGTCAAAAAAGTCATAGAGAAGCACGTCAGCCTCGAACAGCTGGCGAGAGAGATGGCGATGGACGCCCTCGGAATATCCAGCAAAAAGGAGCTTATGAAGGACCATCTTCGGGTCGTTTACAACTTTTTCACCAACCTTCACGCTAAAACCCGGGGCGGATACGAGTACTACACCTACATCCTGAAGAGCCTCCTGCTGGTCATCTTTACCGAGCTGTTCATACTGACCTTCGGCCTCTACCTCGGGCTGAGGGCGGGCTACAGAGGTGGATGGACCGACAGGCTGTTATCCGTGCTCACGCCCCTCTTCTCGGCCATTCCCTCCTGGTTCATAGCGGTGGTGCTCCTCTACACTCTGTACTGGAGGATGTCGCTTCTTCCCATGGACTTTGAAGGCCATCTGCGGGATGCCTTGATAAACGGGGGCTCCCTTCCACTGGCATATATCGTGGGGCTTCTCCTCCCGGTTCTAACCCTCGTGGTGGCGATGATATGGGAGTACGCCTTTAACGTGAGGAACCTCATCAAGTTCGAGAGCACGGAGGGACACGTTCTGTACGACAGGGCGAGGGGACTGCCCGACGGGAAGATAATGAGGAAACTCCTGAGAACGGCGCTGCCTGCGTTCCTTACGTTCACCACGTACAACTTTCTGGAGATTCTGATGAGCGCGTTTGTTGTGGAGATTATCTTCAACATCCACGGCGTGGGCTGGATACTCGCGCACTCCTTCAGGATAGGGCACAGTGTGGAGGGTGTGACGTTCTACTACAGCAGCTACGGGGTTTTCTTCGCAGCATTCGTGATGCTGCTCTTCTACTTCATAAACGCAGTCGTTATGGAGTCGCTCTACATACACCTCGACCCCAGAGTGGGAAGGGAGGGACGCAGATGAGAAGGGTGCCCATTAAAATAAGAATCGCCGCCGCAATACTCATATTCTACCTCTTGGCCGCGGCACTGGGGCCAAAACTGGCCAACAAGGAGGCGATAGACAACTGGAACAATAAGATGTACTGGGCGGACAATCCCAAGCTCGTGCCGCCCGAATGGGTCAATCTCTTTGGGAAGAACCTGCCCCCAACCGAAAACCTGACCCCTTCAAGGATAGACGGAAACGTTTACACCTACGAGTACAACTTCCACTATTCCGATGCCCCCCAGGATATAATGATATACACGGAGTTCCCCGAGGAAATCACGGTGAACCTGACCCTGCCGGACGGCAGGGAGTACACACTGTACCGGGGGCTATCGGGTGAGCGTATACGGCTGGGCATGATGTTTTTAACCATGCAGAGGATAGCCCGGGAAAAGGGACTGAACTATACGGACTCGGACCTTATCTTTGGGGGAGGGCTCACCCCGATATTCACCGACAAGGAGGGTCTGGAAAAGGGCACGTACGTTCTTGAGATAACCGCTGATGACGAACCGGAGGTTCGGGTGCTCGGGAAGGTCTACGGACTCATGGGAACGGATTCAACCGGGAGGGACATCTGGCAGGGCTTCATATGGGGGCTGAGAGAAACCATGGAGATGGTGGTGGCCGTCGGCCTGACGACGGTTGCCATAGGGGCCACGCTCGGAGTCCTGAGCGCCCTCTCGGGCATTGCAGGTGCGATAACGGACGGTCTGACGAAGCTCTCGACCATACTGCCACTGGTTCCCGTGATGGTCATGATGATTCCCGTCACCGCCGAAGTCACGTACGGCGGCCACCTGGAGGTGCCCTTCTGGAGCTTTGTTCTCCTGATGGGATTTCTCCTCTTCGGAAAGATAGCGAGAAACGTCAGGGCGCTTGTTGAGACTGAACTGAGCAAGGAGTACGTGGAGTCAGCGGTGAGCCTCGGGGGTTCGAGGTGGTGGATACTGAAACACCACGTATCCAGGGCGGTTCTGCCCTACAGCGTCTACCAGTTCTCAATAGTTATGCCGAAGGTCGTCGCGCTCGTTTCGCTGCTGGGCTTCTTCGAGGCGATACCCGGCTTCAACTGGGGAACCCTGCTGGGGAGCATGATAACCGAAAACCAGCTCTTCAGTATGGCGTGGTGGATAGTGGTACCCATCGGGGTGGCGCTGGCGCTCTTCGCCATGGCCTTCGTGCTGATAAACCTGAGCATGGAAGAGATGTTCCTAACCAGATGAACCAGATGAGCCGTTGGAGAGCAGCGTTAGTCCGATGCTGACGAGGATTATGACGATGGAGGGTGAAATCGGCCACCACCAGAGGGAATAGATGGCGTTCTGGGTGAAGGCCTCGGCCACGAAGGAGCCCAGTTAACGCCTGGAATTATCTGGAAAAGGCCGAGTATCGAGACCACGGCTATCATCTGAGCGAAGAGCAGGGTAGAGTATGAGAGCGCGTAGGGGACGACGGCCCTCAGTAATTGCATAGCCGAGGACGAGGCAACGAACAGGGTTACGATGATGTACCTGAGCACTATCCTCTTCAGGCTCATGGAGCACCGGAGATTTAACAACTGAAAGATATAAAAAGTTTCGACGCTCAATGTCATGCCCCAATAATCTCGCGAAGAATTTCCCTTGCAACATCTAGTACATCCTCTGGCTCGGCCTCGATTCTTCCCCTCGCAAGGTTGTCGGTTCCACCGCCTTTGCCGCCGAATTCCTCGATAACTTTAGAGAGAAGGTCCCTCATCGACACATCCACCTCTTCGTTCCTTGCGAAGAGAACGTAGTCCTCGCTCGCTAGGAGGAGTATCAATCCGGGGTTCTCTTCCACAAAGTTGACGGCAAAGGCCTGGGCATCCTTCATCGGCCACTTCTCAACTAGGGAGATGACGTTGTAGTGACCTACCTCCTCCGCCTTGTCAATCAAAGCCAATTTCTTCCAGCGCCAGAGTTCGCGCCTGAGTTCGTCAAGCCTTCCCTCAAGGGAATCCATCTCCGCCTTGAGCTCTCCAACGCGCTCAAATAGGGGCCTGTTCTTGTTGGGCATTTCATCCAGAGCTTTCCAGTAGTCCTCCAAAAGTTCGTTAAGCGTTTTTAATGCCCTATTGCCAGCCACGAACTCTATTCTCCAGAGGTTCTTGGACTTCTTGTAGAAGCGGAGGATCTTTATTGTGCCTATCTCGGAGGTGTTCCCCACGTGAGTTCCTCCGCAGGGAGTTTTGTCAACGTTACCTATGCTCACTATCCTGACCCTGTCCGTTACCTTGCTCACGTGCTTCCTCAGTGTCTTGACGAGGTCATCCGGCAGGTACTTGAACTCCTCGATGGTTACGGGGATTCCCTCGGAGACTATTCTGTTGGCCTCGATTTCAGCTTTAGTAATCATCTCCCAGTCGAGCCCGCCGTTAACTTCAATCTTGTTGTAGTGCTCGAAAATCTGGAAGCCCGTCGTGTCAAGGTCGTAGAGTTCCTTAAGGACGGCAGAGAGAATGTGCTGGCCGGTGTGGTTTTTCATGTTCTCGTATCTCCAGTCCCAGTCGATCTTAAGTGTGACCTTCTCTCCCCTCTCCGGGAGCCTGCCCGCGATTACTCCCTCGTGCCAGATTTCCTCCCTCTCCTTGACCTTCGTGACCTCTATCGTGAAGCCGTCTCCTTCTATCAGGCCCCTGTCCGAAGGCTGACCTCCGCCCTCCGGATAGAAAATCGTCCTGTCCAATAGCACCTCGACCAGACCGTTACCGAGGTTCTTAACATCAACCACCCGCGCGGTGGTCTCCTTAATGTATGGGTCAGAGTAATACAACCTCTTGGTCATGGAAAACACCTCACGACTCGGATTCCATCTGTTCCTTCGCATACTCGCTGACCATCATCCTAAGGAGGGAAGCCAGCTCCTTGTTGTACTTATCCTGCATGTCAGCGAATTTCCTCAAGGCCAGGGCGATTCCTTTGAGCCTCTTTATGTCGTTGACTATATCCTCCTGCTCACGCGAAATCTCATCGAGGACCGAGCTTATCTCAACCATTGCCTCAATGTCCCTGCCAAGTATATCGGTTCCCTCCTTAATCCTGTCCATCACAGCCAGGGCATCGCGAAGGGTTTCAAGCTGGCCCATGACGCGGGTATTGAAGTCCTTGATTTCCTTGGCGAGGTTCATCGTCTGGACGGCCATCTTTCGAATCTCGTCCGCGACTACCGCGAAGCCTCTGCCCGCCTCACCGGCACGGGCGGCCTCTATCGAAGCGTTCAGGGCAACAAGGTTTGTTTGCTTGGCCACACTCGCTATCGAGTCGCTTATTCGCGAAACATACTCCAAGTTTTCAACGAGGGTGTTGAATTCCTGAGCGAAAACCTCAAAGCGCTGGAAGAACGGGAGGAACTCCTCCTGGAACTTCTCAAGTTCTTTCATCACCTGGGACAGCTTCTCGATGTTCTCGATAATCACCATGTTGTTATCAAGAAACTGCCCGCTGATCTGCTCCGCCAGCTCGTCTATGATTTTGCTGGACTCTCTGCTGGAAGTCTTTATACGGACTGACTGCGCCAAGGCGTTCGATGCTTTCTCGATGCTCCTGACGTTCATACTATCACCTCAGCGGTAGAGGTCAACACCGCACTTGAGGTTCTCAAGAAAGTCATAGAAGCGCTGTATGAACCTCTTGGGTATTATAGCCCCGTGCTGGGGCAGTATAGCCTCAACTTCGAGAAACCTGACCCTGTCGAGCCATGCCTTTATGGCCTTGCCCGTCGGCATGAGTCTCTCATGGACCGGTCTCATGGCCTGTATGTGCTTTTCAATGTTCTCGACCACTATATATGGGTCATCAAGGAGCGCTATTCCTATGTCCCCAGTGAAGAGGAACTTGCTCCTGTGGTCGTATATAGTGAAGTGCCCGGGACTGTGGAGGAAATGGGCCGGGATGAACTCAAGCGTCGTTGCCCCGAAGGCCATCGTCTCCCCTTCGTCAGGCAGTTCGTGGGTTATTGCCTTTGCGTCCTCAAAACCGAAGTGGGGCAGGAATCGTGTCCAGAGCCAGTGGACTATTATTTTTGCATTGCTGACCTCCCTCCAGAGGGGTAAACTTCCAGCCACATCCGGGTCCTGGTGGCAGATGTAGACATACTCGATATCCCTCGGATCGACGTACTTTGAGACATTGGCAAGGACCTTTGAGAAGATTTTGTACCCACCGGGGTCTATTAGGATTCCCTTTCCCCTGCTGACTATCAGGTAGCTGTTGACGTCAACGTCCTCTCCGCCCTCCTGGGTTCCGAGGTAGACGACGAGGTGCTCATCATCGCGGTAGAGGACGTGATCCTTCCACGGGTCGAGCCCGGGCTGTATCAGGTACTCCCCCATCCCCACCACCGAGAGAAGACTACGAAGAGGTAATATTTAAGCGATTTGCCTACACAAGCACCTACATAAACGCCTGACTGGAAAAATGGAATGCAAAGGGCTCAGGAACCGCCCCTGGCCTCGATTAAAGCCTTGACCCTCTTGAGCCTGAAGAAGTTCTCGCGCTCCATCTCGTCGAGGCGCCCCTTGATGAACTTCACCGTCGCCTCCATGCGCGGAATGATTATGTACTCAAGGGCATTGACGCGCCTCTTGGTGACCTCTATCTCCTTCGCGAGCCTCTTGAGGGTCTCTTCCACCTCCGCCAGGCGGACCGCTAGGTCGAGAACCTCTTCGAACTTTTCGGCGGCGAGGTCCACCTTGGCCGAGCTCGATACGAATGCGTAGCCGCGCTCGTTTGTGCTCCTCCTGAAGGACTCGGCCTCGATGAGCGGAACCGGAACGCCCATCACGTTCCTCCTTCTTATCTCGACCTCCCTGTTGGGCTTCACGGAGAGGCCTATCTCCCTGAGGCGCAGCGTCCCGACGTCTATCTCCGCCGCCTGAAGGGCCGCAAAGGCCTCGGCCATCTTCCTGCCCAGCTCCTCGCGGAGGCTCAGGGCCTCGTCGTATATCGTGAAGAACTCCATGACGAGGGCGTCCTGCTTGTCCTTGAGGAGTTTGTGGCCCTTCTTGGCCAGCTTAATGCGCCTCTTGAGGTTCAGGAGTTCCATACGGGTGGGCTTGACGTTGAGAAGCTCTGCCATCTCGACCACCTAAAGATTGAGGGGAGGTCAGCCCTCCCTCTTCCTGTACTTGGGGTGGTACTTGAGGATGTACTCCTTCCTGACACGCTTGAGCTCGCTCTCCGGCAGCTCGGCGAGGAGCTCCCAGCCGAGGTCGAGGGTCTCGAAGATGCTCCTGTCTTCGTCATACCTCTGGGCGATGAACTCCCTCTCGAACCTGTCCGCGAACTTGAGGTACTTCCTGTCGGTCTCGCTCAAAGCTTCTTCACCGACGACTGCAACGAGGTCCCTGAGAGACCTTCCTTCGGCGTAGGCCGCGTAGAGCTGCTGGCTGAGCTGCGGGTGGTCGTCCCTGGTCATTCCCTTACCGATACCGTCCTTCATCAGACGGCTGAGCGACGGAAGGACGTCTATCGGCGGGTAGATACCCTTCCTGTGCAGCTCCCTGCTGAGGACTATCTGGCCCTCGGTGATGTAGCCGGTCAAATCCGGAATCGGGTGGGTGATGTCGTCGTCGGGCATCGTCAGGATGGGCACCTGGGTGATGGAACCCTTCCTGCCCCTGACACGACCGGCACGCTCGTAGATGGTCGCCAAGTCAGTGTACATGTAACCGGGATAACCGCGCCTTCCTGGAACCTCTTCCCTCGCCGCGGAAATCTCACGCAGAGCTTCCGCGTAGTTGGTCATGTCCGTGAGTATAACCAGAACCTGCATGTCGTAGTCGTAGGCGAGGTACTCGGCAACCGTCAGCGCCATGCGCGGGGTGATGATACGCTCAATGGCCGGGTCGTCGGCGAGGTTGAGGAAAAGGACTGCCCTCTCTATCGCACCGGTCTCCTCGAAGCTCTTCTTGAAGAAGTTGGCTTCCTCGTAGGTGATACCCATCGCCGCGAAGACGACGGCGAACTGCTCCTCCTCACCGAGGACCTTGGCCTGCCTAGCTATCTGGGCCGCGAGCATGTTGTGCGGCAATCCGGAACCGCTGAAGATGGGCAGCTTCTGACCGCGGATGAGGGTGTTCATTCCGTCTATGGCCGAGACACCGGTCTGGATGAAGTCCCTAGGATAAGCACGGGCGACCGGGTTGAGGGGAGCACCGTGGACGTCGCGCCTGTCCTCGGGGATTATGTCCGGGCCCCCGTCGATCGGCTTTCCAATACCGTTGAAGATTCTGCCGAGCATGTCCATGCTGACCGGGACCTTGAGGGTCTCGCCGGTGAAGCGGACGCGTGTCGTTTTGATGTCGAGATCGCGCGTTCCCTCGAAGACCTGGACGATTGCCATGTCTTCCCT of the Thermococcus sp. 21S7 genome contains:
- a CDS encoding MBL fold metallo-hydrolase, producing the protein MGEYLIQPGLDPWKDHVLYRDDEHLVVYLGTQEGGEDVDVNSYLIVSRGKGILIDPGGYKIFSKVLANVSKYVDPRDIEYVYICHQDPDVAGSLPLWREVSNAKIIVHWLWTRFLPHFGFEDAKAITHELPDEGETMAFGATTLEFIPAHFLHSPGHFTIYDHRSKFLFTGDIGIALLDDPYIVVENIEKHIQAMRPVHERLMPTGKAIKAWLDRVRFLEVEAILPQHGAIIPKRFIQRFYDFLENLKCGVDLYR
- a CDS encoding V-type ATP synthase subunit D, with protein sequence MAELLNVKPTRMELLNLKRRIKLAKKGHKLLKDKQDALVMEFFTIYDEALSLREELGRKMAEAFAALQAAEIDVGTLRLREIGLSVKPNREVEIRRRNVMGVPVPLIEAESFRRSTNERGYAFVSSSAKVDLAAEKFEEVLDLAVRLAEVEETLKRLAKEIEVTKRRVNALEYIIIPRMEATVKFIKGRLDEMERENFFRLKRVKALIEARGGS
- a CDS encoding ATP synthase subunit B produces the protein MPGMEYSTVSKIYGPLMIVQGVKGVAYGEVVEIETESGEKRKGQVLEAREDMAIVQVFEGTRDLDIKTTRVRFTGETLKVPVSMDMLGRIFNGIGKPIDGGPDIIPEDRRDVHGAPLNPVARAYPRDFIQTGVSAIDGMNTLIRGQKLPIFSGSGLPHNMLAAQIARQAKVLGEEEQFAVVFAAMGITYEEANFFKKSFEETGAIERAVLFLNLADDPAIERIITPRMALTVAEYLAYDYDMQVLVILTDMTNYAEALREISAAREEVPGRRGYPGYMYTDLATIYERAGRVRGRKGSITQVPILTMPDDDITHPIPDLTGYITEGQIVLSRELHRKGIYPPIDVLPSLSRLMKDGIGKGMTRDDHPQLSQQLYAAYAEGRSLRDLVAVVGEEALSETDRKYLKFADRFEREFIAQRYDEDRSIFETLDLGWELLAELPESELKRVRKEYILKYHPKYRKREG